The DNA sequence CCGGTGATCCCACCGAATTTTCAGGAgatgtaataattaattttcttatagtataaaatctAATAATTACATAGACTAATGTGTACAGTTCTTATACAACTACTcttaaattttaagtaattcTTTATATTcgtcttattttttaatttattggttTGGGCATAAGTGCCactaacttattttttttttacaaattgaACAATTACATTACAGTTTTATTTCATTCAAATTATCCATTTTATTTGAGCAAAAATCAAGGCTGTCAAAATTTGAAGGGGAGAAAGTCAAACGATGCTGTAATTTAATTGCATGAGAGGCTTTAAGAGTATAAAATcttaaaatcatgttttattaagttaaaaaaattatgggtaaattttaaacatttgatttgatgaaaaagAGTACAGACACAAATTGCCCACTAATTTAGGGGACACGTCTCTATATAGTTAATTAATCACAAATTAAATTAGCTGTCAGACTCTTCCTTTCTCCATCGCTAATTTTaccaacaaaaaaataaattaaatacctAGAAAACTAATTAAGGAATTAAATctctaattataaaaatattttagaaaatttttaaagttttattcttaaaatttgatttaaatttaaattttcataattgtTAATATATCTGTATGAAAAAGGAATAATTAGTGGCCTTAAcaattatgtgatttttgaattaATCAACTTTATTGTATATTGATTTTTGAATTAATCAAATATTCTTATCATTTTTAAATACTATAGTATATGCGAAGTATGAAATTAGAACTGAAATgttataattgataattttaaaacgcaattaataaagaaaaaaaatctgctttcaaaaaaaaaaaaagaaaaaaaatcaattgaataattaataatattagcaTAAAtggaaattaatatttattatggtGTTTAGCACCTTAATTAGCAAATAATCTTTTTATGATACGATAAGATAAGAAGTGATTGATTGGATGCGCTGTTTGTAGCTTCCTTATTTAGGAGATGACTTGTGTATAACTCGTTTGACGTGCAAATGttccttataatttttttttttaaaaaaaaataacccCACTGGACCTGtagtcaattaattaattaattaatttttattttatattttcataaaatagataaaagttaTTTAATTTCTAGATTTCgtgttaaaataatttcttttaaataaaataactatttttattattttttttatcattttaatggtaaattaattattataataaaacaaCCGATTTCAAGTTGAATCGGGCCGTAACCATGCTCAAGTAGATGCATGCACGAGTAATTAGGTGGATGGTAACAACGTGAAGGACACTCCCCAAGACAGATGGGAAAATTTTGCCCCTTTGTAAGGACAACCAAACTCTTCCAAAGTCTAACCTACCTTTTTCAACGATGCCTAAATCACACTGATCTCCAACCttcaatattaataattatcattttattaagAATTCGTTTATGATCCAATGTAAATAAAAttgttctttatttttataaaaaaaaaattgcaggtAATTAAGTGGAGTATATGGAAATATATGTAAATAACTACCTAGGTGATTTGGTTTGAAAGGAAGTCTTCAATGTATCTAAGTGGTTAAAGTCTCCTCTCCTTGCATATCCTCTTTACAActtcacatatatatatatatatccatcTATCCTCTCTAAACCCTTCAAAACCTCATATCTTCTCACCCATCGGTCTACCTTTAACCCCCTCTAAACAACACAAATGTCCCACCACTCCTCCCCCTTTCCCTCTTGCTTTCGCCCCTCCCCCACCACCTCTTCTTCCGACAACCACCATCCTCCACCTTCACCACCGCCCCCTACAACTTCTGGCAACTCCAATCTCGTCACTTGCCTCTACCAAACAGAGCTTGGCGTCTTCTCTCTTACATGGTCCCGCACCTTCCTCGGCCATTCTCTCCACCTCAACCTCCTCCCGGCTGATAGCACAAACTGCTCTCCGTTATATCTCTCCAACCCACCTTCTCTCTCTACCCTCTCTTTCAATCTCCATATCAAGCCCTTCATTTTTTGGAAAAGACATGGATCCAAGAAACTCCATATTGTCAACCAAGAAGCCAACACCTCCACTGCTCCGAAAATCCAAATCTATTGGGATCTGTCCAGGGCAAAGTTCGGATCCGGACCCGAACCCCAATCGGGATTCTACGTCGCCGTTGTTGTTGACCGAGAAATCATCCTTCTCGTTGGCGATTTGACCAAACAAGCTTGTGCGAAGACTAGAGCTAAAAGGCCAGAGAGATGCCAAGCTCTTGTTCTGAGGAGAGAGCATGTCTACGGCAACAGGGTCTACTCCACAAAGGCCAGATTTGGAGGCAAAAACAGAGATATTTCAATTGATTGCACCGTGAATAACGATGCAAGATTGTGTTTTAGCGTTGATAACAAGAGGGTTTTGCAGATAAAACGATTGAAGTGGAAATTTCGAGGGAATGAGAAAATTGAAGTAGATGGGGTGCCTATACAGGTCTCATGGGACGTCTACAACTGGCTATTTGAGGATATAAACAACAGCCATGCAGTGTTCATGTTCCGATTTGAGACTCCAGACAATGAAgacgaagaagaagaggaacaCGAAAGACAAACTGAAAGCACAGAAATATGCAGTGGGCAAGATGGGAAAAACAGTATGGTTCCATGGCAACAAAATCCATTTAATAGTTTCGGAATGAGTGGAATAGAATGGAGGAAGAGGAGAAGGAATTTGATGAAGACGACAAGGAGCTCATCTTCGTCGTCGATTTCGATGTCATCTGCATCTTCAGGGGGCGGCTCTTCGTCCATAATGGAATGGGCAAGCACCGAGGAGAATGAGCTGAGTGCCCCTATTGGCTTCTCTCTGCTTGTTTACGCCTGGAGAAAATGAACGATTTGTGGTCTTCTCTAATTTTCCGGTAACGATAATTaaagtttcaatttttttttggttGTTGTTGGTGAGATGTGACTAACCCATTTGTTAATGAACATAGTAATTACAGATTAATGAATCATTAGAGCAACATAACTGATTATTATTACATTGTTAGACGTATGATGTAATGTGAGATTGATGAATGAAAATACGGAGTATTCTTTTACGATGTGAGTTGTGTTGTGTGCGTGCGTGTAGAGTTGTTGTAATGAAGTTTCGGAGTAATGGGGCAAATAATAAAAGACAAAAAGCATGTGAGATGTGGGTCTGTTGGTGGAATACCAATTATCGTACGATTATAGAATCCAATATTGAAGCAGTTATGAACCGTAAATTCAGctgaacaaagtattggatcaCACACacccaaaagaaaaaaagtagGTTTAGTTAAGAAGCTTAGACTTTGGACATCGTCTGAACAACACAACATTATGGTACCTGATGGGAAACGGCACCGAAAGAGCTGAGAAatagttttatatatatttggaCAGTAGGCGTAGAGCCATTTCATTTGACCACATGACTCTGTCTTGTTCTGATAAGTTTCAGTCTCTCGTGAATCCAAAGAATATTGTCAATTATTACCATTGTtacttttttcttcttccttgtttcccttcaaGGACGTTCTCAATCTCCAGTCTATCCAGACGGACATTTACTTCCTcttttcattaatatttaaataaaaattagtgtAAAAGATTAATGCTAAATACATTTTTCATGTATAAATGGATGGAAATTTAATAATCGTAAAAAAAATGTGCCAATTTATCATCAATTCATAACACGAGGTTATTGCCTTTGTCTTTTTTCTTGGTTATATATTGGACAGAAGATGTGCGGctcatttggaaaaaaaaacacGAAACTCATCCTAAGCGAGGATTCCTAACCCATCAACcgaacaaattaaattaatgaaacgACATGAACCACCAAACCTGCAAGAAAGGATCAGCATGAATGATTGGAAATGGAATCATGTTAAGGTGAATTTGCTACAAATTCCACAACAACCAACATTAATTTATAAGGATGCAAGTAATAATTAAGTATCTTCTCTACTTAATTGCTCATTCCAACCACCTCACCATCTTACACTTTCAAAACTATAGTTGTGTGCTTGCTCTTCCTTATTCTAATCAAGTTTTCACTgctttaaaatatcaaatgctgcggctttttcttttttaaaaaaatcacttttctttttcagaaatattaaattataaagcatgatttaaaataaaatttcatacgTATTGTGcagttataaatatttttaatgtgaCATTATATAATTTCTAAATGTTATCAATGcaaaattaataacaaataatcatacataaaaataattgttaaCAAGTATAATattgtattattaaaaaaaccgaaaaataTATCGccccatctttttttttttttttttttttggaaataaTATGGACCATTAGTTAATTTGCCTGTTAGTTGCAACAACTGTTAGGACAATGAAGGCATTACCTTCTTGTCCATTTTCTCACCCAATAGgaaaacaatttaattaaactCTTGTCCTTCCAAAAATATCGCTCAATGCTAGGACCAAACCATATTCCGTTCAAATAATTTATcaacttaaattaatttataaattcgattgattttatattttatattttattttaattaaaaaaaatactcctTAATTTTATAGTTTACTCATACAGAAAGAATAGTTTActctttaaattgaaaaaaaggaaaaaaatcgaTCCATCAATatggattttttaaaattgtaaaatttcataaaaattgaatttaaagaaaaaaaaaaaaaggttgccCATCGGCAGAGACTTTGAACGAGTAAAAAGCCGAAAGGAAGGGGGTCGTGCAATGCAGGTGTTAAGAAGTAATTGCATGTGCACATAAGATATGTTTGGGGGGTGGGTCGTTCGTTGTCGGTTtttgattattaataattacAGCCGACAAACACGACTTTAAGTTTAACTGCTTAAACAAACTTCCATTTCTCGTCCACAgcaacattaaactaattaaactccCAATTATTTCCCTAATTAATCTCTTTACGATAATCCCATTTGCTTGGCTACGTGTTTGCTAATcaactattttcttttttaaaagtcTGTTcatagtaataattattttcaaaatatcaTCAGAATAACAACATTTTCTGtaaataacaataaatatatataaatagagaGCCCACCATGTTGCTCTATTGGAAAACCCAAAAACCACAGACAAAGCCCAAGCTGGCAGCCTCTGCATCATATATTaactttttgttttttgtttttcagTTTAGATGGAAATTCGGTGGGCCAGGTAAAtgatgataaataaataaataaatttttttttttttagaaaaaaaaaatcaaaggtaaagagaaattaattataattatacttaAAGTAATGATAAACCTTAAACCAAGTGGGGGGGGGGGGCATTTCGAGTAGTTATTAAGGTGGTCCAGTGATGGGAGCATGTAAGCTTAATCCACATCATCCCAACCCCACAGTGAAGAAGATTCCCTCTATGGgaccattttaattttaattttaattttataacaggAGAAATCGGGGACCAGAGAAGCCATGTAAACTGCTGCAACGGTAAATTTAGAGCGAAACcaaatgtattttaaaaaatatatattataaataaattaatgaaacaCAATATTTTCAAAGTGTAAGTATAAATAAACTTTGAAGCGGTTGATACCACAATAGAAATATGTGTTTATTTAGGAGTTTTGAGGATTTTACCCTAATGTAAAAGCAAAGAAGAAAGAATAAGATGGCTGATGGGTTCTTAGGTGATTGGTGTGAATGAGAAAAGGGAGTTTAGAGGTAAGAGAAGAGTGAGCAAAATGAAAATTTGACATGGAACAAGAGAGACTACTAGCTATGGGAGGTTATGGATATGGTGATTATTGTGGAAATGATGAGGGTTAAAGTCGTCCAACTGGATATGGGGAGAGTTCTTAGGCTATTGGGATGGGATGAGAAAAGGGGAGAttgagagaagaagaagggtgCAAGTCAAAAGGAGAGAAGGAAAAGAAGAGTATTTTTGTACGAGCAAAATGATTTTcgtagaaaattttttttattgtgcaGTTATAatgttaaaaagtaaaaatattgataaatttatatataataatatgaataaaattctcaaaattcaatttctaatataaatttattggaGAGAAATTTAAACGTTAATTCTGGTTATAAGGTATGTGATCTAATGGAGGATGATTTACatattttgattttcttttctgTGGCTTTGAGTGTTggaatattttagatttttatatttctttataatccatttttaatacttttaatttgaatctatttattctaaattttttaaatatttttttacacaATAAGAAATGTGCAACTCTTTAGAGTTCAAGAAATGGAAAAAATTTTCATCTTTACAAGTTATTTGACTAATAGAATATCTCTTGTTATTCTAGAAAGTGTTCAATTACAATACAAAATAGTGAAGTGTGTGTCTGATCTTTCATCTATCACTCAATAGTATATGTTTGGTATatggagatttaaatataatgtgaATACAGGAGTTTTTAATTATTCTGAAAACTGTTAGTTTTGTGGTTATTCTCCTTGATGTCTCTGATCTTTTATTGCGGCTTTTTTAGGTCATTCTTGGAATAATATTTGGTCTAAAATGTCAAGATCTATGATTTCTGCGAATCTCTTCTATGACTTTCTAATTTTAATAGGAGTCTTATAGATATTGAATAATGTTTTGATTTCTGATGCTATTCTAGTATTTTTCACTTAATATTTTAGATGGTTTTGGAGAGACATACTAATATTGATTAAAATAGatctattatattaaatttttttctgaatttaattaataaaattacacttaacaaaaaaattctcaaaatctaaaaaattatttacattaGTATTGTCTTCTTTTATCTCGACTCTCAAAAATTATCCACTTGAGAAGCAGAATACATGTGATAAAGGAACCATTTTCCATTCCTTGGAAATAACAGTTATATTTACATGTAGAACGATGCATATCGTCAGCTGTTTAGGCAACCCggaaaaaaagcaaaaaagaaaaaagggattaaaaaaaaaaacaagatagCATGACAGGGTAAAAATGAAATTTGCAATTTTGCCCTATCGAtagttgattttttatatatatataaaaaaaaatctataatcCTAAAGAAAATTGGAAAACTGGAACCCATTAAAACTTCAAGGTCAATGATTATGTGGTAGGAGGATCATGAACTAATGTCTGGGGAAGGCAATATCTTTGTCTATCAGAACCTGAGGTACAAGGCGTCAATGCAGGTGTAGGTACCGCATTAGGAGTAGTAGATACTATCCTACTAGAACGGCTTCTCAGTTTCTTCTTATCTCCGTCTTGCCCGTTAGTTTGTGATTTAACTTGGCGAACCCTAGATTCGTTCAATTCAGCCGGCAGGACACAGTTGCAAAGAAGACCTATAAGTTCATCAAGCACAAAATATAACAACAATATGAGTTCACTAGTGAGGAAAAAAAGGGGACTTCAACAACAGGTTTATAAGGGAAAAGTAAACAAATAAATGCTTGAAGCAACGTTGAAGACTTAAAACTCCTCCCTAATTGTTGAAGATGACCCATAACTTTTGGGAACACTTCAGAGGGCACACAGCCATACCTCAATGTAATAAAATGACTTAAAATTATGCAAATCAATGTGATGAGCCATATTATGCACTCTACTGGTAACCCAATCCAACAATTGCCTTTCATTTTCTATTCCTAATTTGCATACTTCAGTTTATCCAACAAACATATAGCAAACACCCTTACAACAGaagaattgaaaaattaaacgAAAATGAAATGGAGGAggcagaaagaagaagaaaacaaatTGTGGGGCTGGCAAACTAGAAACCTCTACTAAATTGTGACACCGGGGGAAAAAACCGCTTCAAGGGTGCAAGACGACAAGACATAAACATTGTTTGAAGCCATTTTCAGAGGGAACATTACAGGAGCACTTGGCCATCTTGGTGACTACATGAACATTTTAGGGCACCGTCATAATGAATTTATGCCATGAATATGAGAAACCGGCAGCCGGAATGAAGTAAAAGTTGCAAAATGCaacattttcttaatttttttacaggGCACATGCTTAAGACCTCAATTTTTGAGAACTAATGGTAATCAGTTTACGGACATGTAAAACAAAGTTAAGACAAAATAATGAGTTTTCAAGGATCaaagtaaaatataataatatcctACCTAAACGAGCAAGACGATTAACCCAACGAGGGATTGCTTTTCCAGTCAACTTGGTACACACATCATTACAGAAATGGTTGCAGTTCTTGGTGATGAGATGATAGCTATTACCAGGATAGTCTTGAGATAGCTTCTCCATAAATGAACGAACTTCTTTAGGACCAAGATCTGTTCTTCCAATCAACATTGATTTTCTGAAACTGAAACCAGGGCATTGCCTTGGTTCGACCTCAAAGATCCCTGTGCTTGCGTGATCATGTGCTCCAAAACCATATTCCACTCCGTGAACTACAGAAGCGTAAAAACATAGAAATCATCTCAACCAAAAGACCccaacttttaattaatttaaaagaagCTAACAGGGGAATAGCAGAAGAGAAAGCCAAGCAAAACAAACAATGTTAAGTTTCCAGAACCAGCTTAACAATTTTAAAAACCCACTAATTTATTTGAGCTCGGTGGTCACATGATATTTTACAGGTAGCAAACAAATTTCTTCATATTTTACAGGTACCAAACaaatttgtttaaaataatacaaataacaaCACTCGCTGGCCTAATTTCAATTCCTTTGACACCAAATCTCAACGAACAAAGCTAAGCAGAAAATACAGAACTATTAATTAGGAAACTATGGTTTGACCATAGAATTTTtccttcatttttattttttcaaaaaatgtgATGTGGGAATGATTACGTTCCCACTAGTCTAAAAATTTTCTGCCCTAAGCCATAAAATAACAGATATACAGGACAAAGAGGGAAACAACAATTAATAATCCtcaaaatgaaaattgaatttcCTTTCAGTTTCCCTCAATCCAAACACTGGAACAAGCTTGCTCCGGACGCAGATCTGAGATaagaattatcattaaaaaaaaaaaacaaaagaaaaacacaACAACAATGAAATCGGAACAGAAATTGAAGCACCTAATTGAAGAAACcacaaaaaaatgaaagaaaaataattcaaaccTTGCACACCAGAATGGTAGATCCCGAGGCCAACCCAGTAAGCATAACCATTAATCGTAGTCAAATCATAGACATTCAAGTAAACCGGCACCGTACCGGTCTTCTTCTTCCGGGGCAGCGGTACCATCTTACATAACATGTCTTTTGTTTTGGAGCTCTGCTGCTTCTAAATCTGGGGAAAAGGTTCCAAAAATGATAAAACAGAgatgagaaaatataaaatattaatttctttttgacATGATAGTTGGAATTTGATCCGGAGAAACTTCGCTTCCGCGAAACGCCACCGGACCGACAACTTTAGAGGGAATCAAGAAATTTCGAGGAATTTCAGGGGTCAGATTGGGAATCGAGATTctcttaatttattattaatttttttcttcctttgagGAATTCGTGTAAATTCaatggaggaggagaagaagaatctTCCGCTTAGGTTCCACCGGCGGGGAAAAGCGTCCGCATTCTCGCTTGGCCCTCCATTTTCGTTTCTTATGCGGAGGGGAGAGGATAGATGTTATCTGATGTgcaattaagaaattattaattaataagattttaatttggaaaagaaaataaaaaggagtGGGAGTGATTAATTAACGCAGATACTATTTAGCTATTCTTTCTTTCCCCTTTTTAGCCTATCCAATTATAACACCATTACTATTATGAATCTACATAATCCATTATCAcaggaaatttaatttttaaattattctcccttcattttattttttatcttcatTTGTTTAAGATTATAAATGACTTTTTGAGAtaatactttatttatttatttttaaaatatttttatgtaaattctattttttaaaataaattaaacgtaacattttcttattattttaataaatttatgtataaacagattttttattctagttttgctaataataataataatttaattttaattttaagcttataaaatattttctttgataCTAATACCGACCATTAAAAATGATCCATGAATCTATTATCACAAGATAGATTCATCATAGTAATAGTTGGGTAAAATCAAAGATGCGGTTcatctaaaataaaaaagattcaGACACTTTAACACTcgaattatattcatttttctCCTAATAATAGTCTCGATGTAAAATTATTGTTATCAAATATAGTCTAATATATCCTCATTATATTTATGATCACGATATTTTCATCTAAATAATCAGCAATATCCCGTATCAAATAGACTGTTGAATTAACGCCCAATTATCAGAGAAATACCATACTCATTTTAATATCCtacaatataaaaggaaaaaaaatcatgtaAGTTATTTTTAAACCCTACAACTCTAAACATTTCATTATACTTTCTTCTCATTCGATTACTAATTTGAGTGTCATAGTAGCTGCAGCAACATTATTTTTAGGATAAAAtgcaatttagtccctctagttTAGTAAAACATAACCTTTCAtctatctattttaaaaaatcgtcAATTTAATcgttgtgatttttaaaaactatgccattaGTCTCTTTCTTAGATCTTCAATTAAGTTACCGTTAGTTTTCAGTTTATAAATTAGTCAATAAAAAGTTGAATAGAAAATTTCTAAATTGCCCTCTAGGACTGTCATTCTTTTGGGACACGTTAGATGTACAACCACTAATACCACTCTTCATCCATCCTCTAAGAATCGGCCTCACCCTCTCCTTCTCAACTTCACTAAGATCAGGAGATTTCTCCTTACTAGATCCATTAGTATCCCCATTCCCATTCTGTGTGCCCAGCTGCTCATGTCACTCAGGTATAAATTCATTCTTACTCTCACTTGCATCCACCAAGCTTCCCGGATTCTCACTACCCCGACTCTCTAACATGTTTGTACTTGACATATTTGTATTGGACTACTCCATACTCTTTTGCTGTCTCATTCTCTCCCTCACTCTGTCTCGTACCCTATTCAATAAATGCTCATCCTCCAACTCCCGCCACATTTGAAGAATTGCAGATACCTGAGTAGTAGGCCATTCAACAACCCCCTATCTCCTTGAAGTGGGAGACTGCAACTCCCTCGAAAATGAGGAATCAAACATGGAAAATGTGGGCAAACCTGCAAGCGCCATCAACGCTAGTTAAAGGGCAAtctagaaattttttatttaactttctattgatcaatttataaattgaaGACCAACAAtgacttaactgaaaatctaacggaaGGGATCAATagtatagtttttaaaaatcacagttattaaattgacaattttttaaaagagagagacgaaatgttatattttactaaattaaagagactaaattatagtttatcCTTATGATGTTGGCCATTGTTTCTATGATAATGGGTATTACTTTTTTAAATGCGTAAatgtttgaaaatataaaaaattgagtttgttttttaaatcataaaaaaattaggtACTTTATAACATAGTTTCTAGTATTTAATAAAGTTCACAAGTtacttttcattattttaataaaaactaatttaattcttaaatttcattttggtaacaaaatatgttttatattaaaattcataattaaattataacgatttaattatttgagtttattttttattattttaattttaataatttataacgatttaattaattttaataataattcagtAATACAATAATATGAATATAGATGatacaatataaaaataaataaaatttagtctttaattacattaattactctctctattttataatttttatttattttatttttttatatatattaaaaaaatatttttttattaattttttaattatatctattttaaaaatattaaatttcattaaatattaataaaaatgttgattttttaaaataaaataaaataatcaatttgtatattattataaaattaaaaaaataaacaataattttagtATAACTGTGTGGAgggaatatttttttatgaatatacttataaaacgataatatttttcttttgaaactgaatataaaacttatatatgtttataataattgaaactgaactctaaaatttatttatctctccagtttttttattttcttttgaactGAACATAAaacgataaaaaaaattttctgtttttttataatatttattttttatacatttaataaaaaattatttataaagtcTTTAAAACTAAAGAGATAATATGAAGAGAAGAGTGGTCgcatgtataaaaataaatatcagaTAATTTTACTACTTTTTAACAAAGAAGTAgtaaaattattgtttattatttttcattaaaattaaatatattaattttaaaaataatgtaattattaaataattttaactaattatatttttaattttatgtaaaaaataattattagtttTTTATGGTGGCGAGGAAATATAATAATTTCCTGTAATTCAGTATGTTAATAATTTCTCACGAAGCCCTGGGGAGAAGGGGGGAGACATGATAAATAATTATAGGGAGTGGATGTCGGATAAGTAGGGGCCCACACACAGTCAAAATAATTATCTACTGCATAAAGATCCACGCTCGCGACGAGGTCGCATATCTAAGGCCCAGCGCTAAACACGTGCGTCTTTAAAGTCCAACGAATCGAACGTAGCCGCCGCACAAATGGCAAAACCATCTCAGCCTCTGTTTGGCTGGAGGAAACTGGAGgagaagaaaaataatggataaaaataaaaaaagattttttttggaaaaggg is a window from the Manihot esculenta cultivar AM560-2 chromosome 16, M.esculenta_v8, whole genome shotgun sequence genome containing:
- the LOC110603587 gene encoding uncharacterized protein LOC110603587 isoform X2, with the protein product MLCKMVPLPRKKKTGTVPVYLNVYDLTTINGYAYWVGLGIYHSGVQVHGVEYGFGAHDHASTGIFEVEPRQCPGFSFRKSMLIGRTDLGPKEVRSFMEKLSQDYPGLLCNCVLPAELNESRVRQVKSQTNGQDGDKKKLRSRSSRIVSTTPNAVPTPALTPCTSGSDRQRYCLPQTLVHDPPTT
- the LOC110603586 gene encoding uncharacterized protein LOC110603586, with translation MSHHSSPFPSCFRPSPTTSSSDNHHPPPSPPPPTTSGNSNLVTCLYQTELGVFSLTWSRTFLGHSLHLNLLPADSTNCSPLYLSNPPSLSTLSFNLHIKPFIFWKRHGSKKLHIVNQEANTSTAPKIQIYWDLSRAKFGSGPEPQSGFYVAVVVDREIILLVGDLTKQACAKTRAKRPERCQALVLRREHVYGNRVYSTKARFGGKNRDISIDCTVNNDARLCFSVDNKRVLQIKRLKWKFRGNEKIEVDGVPIQVSWDVYNWLFEDINNSHAVFMFRFETPDNEDEEEEEHERQTESTEICSGQDGKNSMVPWQQNPFNSFGMSGIEWRKRRRNLMKTTRSSSSSSISMSSASSGGGSSSIMEWASTEENELSAPIGFSLLVYAWRK
- the LOC110603587 gene encoding deSI-like protein At4g17486 isoform X1 produces the protein MLCKMVPLPRKKKTGTVPVYLNVYDLTTINGYAYWVGLGIYHSGVQVHGVEYGFGAHDHASTGIFEVEPRQCPGFSFRKSMLIGRTDLGPKEVRSFMEKLSQDYPGNSYHLITKNCNHFCNDVCTKLTGKAIPRWVNRLARLGLLCNCVLPAELNESRVRQVKSQTNGQDGDKKKLRSRSSRIVSTTPNAVPTPALTPCTSGSDRQRYCLPQTLVHDPPTT